From Paraburkholderia fungorum, the proteins below share one genomic window:
- a CDS encoding carboxymuconolactone decarboxylase family protein has product MLNWIDYRKALFGRIGEIAKLSPDTVKAYQTMSGAGQKADLLGAKTRELISLAVAVSLRCDGCITVHTAEALKHGATREEIAEALGVAVAMNAGATMVYSARTMDAVAAYTAETAKAAQAV; this is encoded by the coding sequence ATGTTGAACTGGATCGATTACCGCAAAGCGCTGTTCGGCCGTATCGGTGAAATTGCGAAGTTGTCGCCGGATACCGTGAAGGCTTATCAAACGATGTCGGGTGCAGGTCAGAAGGCCGACCTGCTTGGCGCGAAAACGCGCGAGCTGATTTCGCTGGCGGTCGCGGTCAGCCTGCGTTGTGACGGTTGTATTACCGTTCATACGGCCGAAGCGCTGAAGCACGGCGCGACGCGCGAGGAAATCGCCGAGGCGCTGGGCGTGGCCGTCGCGATGAACGCAGGAGCGACGATGGTGTACTCGGCCCGTACGATGGATGCGGTTGCCGCTTATACGGCAGAAACGGCGAAGGCTGCGCAAGCGGTGTGA
- a CDS encoding aldo/keto reductase, with the protein MRYNQLGRTGVFVSELCLGTMTFGGGDGIWKQIGDLQQSDAERLVGRALDAGINFIDTADVYSGGVSEQITGQALKNLKVPRDKVVVATKVFGQTGDFANARGASRYHILDGIKASLKRLQLDHVDLYQIHGFDPATPIEETVRALDTLVQHGHVRYVGVSNWAAWQIVKALGISERLGLARFETLQAYYTLAGRDLERELVPMMHSEGLGLMVWSPLAGGLLSGKYGREQQGEAGSRRTSFDFPPVDRERAYSCIDVMRGIAEAKKVSVAQIALAWLLHQRVVSSVIVGAKKIEQLDDNIAATAVTLSSDDLAKLDQVSTLPAEYPGWMLERQGEGRRKQLDERRNGG; encoded by the coding sequence ATGCGATACAACCAGTTAGGCCGTACCGGCGTGTTTGTTTCCGAGCTTTGCCTTGGGACGATGACCTTCGGCGGCGGCGACGGCATCTGGAAGCAGATTGGCGATTTGCAGCAGAGCGACGCCGAGCGGCTGGTCGGCCGCGCGCTCGACGCGGGTATCAATTTCATCGACACCGCCGACGTCTATTCGGGCGGCGTCTCCGAACAGATCACCGGCCAGGCGCTGAAAAACCTCAAGGTGCCGCGCGACAAGGTCGTGGTCGCGACCAAGGTATTCGGTCAGACCGGCGATTTTGCGAATGCACGCGGCGCGTCGCGCTATCACATTCTCGACGGCATCAAGGCGAGCCTGAAGCGGCTGCAACTCGATCACGTCGACCTGTACCAGATCCACGGTTTCGATCCGGCCACGCCGATCGAGGAAACCGTGCGAGCGCTCGACACCCTGGTGCAGCACGGCCATGTGCGCTATGTCGGCGTGTCGAACTGGGCCGCGTGGCAGATCGTCAAGGCACTCGGCATTTCGGAGCGTCTTGGGCTCGCGCGCTTTGAAACTTTGCAGGCGTATTACACGCTCGCCGGGCGCGATCTCGAACGCGAACTTGTACCGATGATGCACAGCGAAGGGCTTGGTCTGATGGTGTGGAGTCCGCTGGCGGGCGGTTTGCTGAGCGGCAAATATGGACGCGAGCAGCAGGGTGAAGCGGGCAGCCGCCGCACCAGTTTCGATTTTCCGCCGGTCGATCGCGAGCGCGCGTATAGCTGTATCGACGTGATGCGCGGCATTGCCGAGGCCAAAAAAGTGTCGGTCGCGCAGATTGCTCTGGCGTGGCTGCTGCATCAGCGCGTGGTGAGTTCGGTGATCGTCGGCGCGAAGAAAATCGAGCAGCTCGACGACAATATCGCCGCGACCGCCGTGACGCTTTCTTCCGATGACCTGGCGAAGCTCGATCAGGTAAGCACGCTGCCCGCCGAATATCCCGGGTGGATGCTGGAGCGGCAGGGCGAAGGGCGTCGCAAGCAACTCGACGAAAGGCGCAATGGCGGGTGA
- a CDS encoding DEAD/DEAH box helicase translates to MSLVTTSPASENASDPARGTATPDAAARANRQALDGFHPAVADWFMKTFPAPTDAQAAAWPQIRAGRSTLVAAPTGSGKTLTAFLSALDDLVHLGLANNGALPDETLVVYVSPLKALSNDIRLNLQIPLQGIAAELDARGLPPLDIRTAVRTGDTTQQERNALKKRAPHILVTTPESLYVLLGSDSGRRMLSTVRTVIVDEIHALAGSKRGSHLALSLERLDALCQRRLPRIGLSATQKPVSAVARFLVGGAGIDSGIPADCAIVDVGHVRARDLALEIPPVPLEAVMPNEVWERVYDRLAELVALHRTTLIFVNTRRMAERAARHLTERLGKDAVAAHHGSLAKEHRFDAEQRLKRGELRVLIATASLELGIDIGDVDLVCQMGSPRAIAPFLQRVGRSGHHVGGMPKGRLFPVSRDDLIECAALLDCVRRGELDALRIPRAPLDVLAQQIVAEVSSAEWNEDALFDLLRRAAPYAELEREQYDAVLRMLAEGYTSRNGPRGAYVHRDVVSGTLRGRRGGKLVAVTSGGTIPENADYAVVLEPQAINIGTVNEDFAVESLAGDVFQLGNASYRILRIESGRVRVEDAQGQPPNIPFWLGEAPGRSDELSFGVARLRDQIERLLAEREPSLSHEDEAAHLDHAIAWLVDNLALDEAAARQIVDYLARARAALSVLPTQDTLVMERFFDESGGTQLVIHAPFGSRVNRAWGLALRKRFCRTFNFELQAAATEDAIVLSLTGSHSFVLDDVWRYLHSNSAEHLLIQALLDAPLFGVRWRWNATTALGLPRYTGGRKTAPQLQRMRSEDLLNSVFPEQAACLENVVGERELPHHPLVDQTVDDCLHEAMDSEQWLAVLRRIERQEVRLVARDLPAPSPLAAEILNAKPYAYLDDAPIEERRTQAVLNRRWTEPSSADDLGALDADAIDSVRDEAWPQARNTDEMHEALTGLACITEAEARRHEGWPAWLASLAKSGRATRLPLSTDAALWLPAERVTCFEALYPGMSFTPPLAAPKGYADAWSADDALVDVLRARLTGFGPLTVEAIAAPLKLQKEPVEQALGALEAEGYVMRGRFTPQATSQAAGEEWCERHLLARIHRYTVKRLRREIEPVERHDFMRFLFEWQHLTPDTRSEGREALAAVLDQLEGFQAAAGAWEEDILPARVKAYVNDSLDELCRAGKIVWTRLTERARGGGSPIRSTPIVLLPRSHVRAWSALLDPSSPLQLSALAQSVYDALSQHGAMFFDELLGEVHVLRMELENALGELVAAGLANSDSFAGLRALLKPVAKRSAFSSSRRARSSALIGGMDDAGRWALVSRRADAVPEAAATPPRRRQLPPEILEHVAMSLLRRYGVVFWRLLEREAEWLPPWRDLLRVFQRLEARGVIRGGRFVSGLAGEQFALREAIPVLREVRRHANDGAFVCVAGTDPLNLAGTLLVGERVPAVAGNRVLYRDGVVAATLVAGKFWFDVAIEKNPVDREQARGLLTRRF, encoded by the coding sequence ATGAGTTTGGTCACTACGTCCCCTGCTTCAGAGAACGCGTCTGATCCCGCGCGCGGCACCGCCACGCCGGACGCCGCCGCGCGCGCGAACCGACAGGCGCTGGACGGTTTCCATCCCGCGGTCGCGGACTGGTTCATGAAAACGTTTCCAGCGCCGACCGACGCGCAGGCCGCCGCGTGGCCCCAAATCCGCGCGGGACGTTCGACACTGGTGGCCGCCCCGACCGGCTCGGGTAAAACGCTCACCGCCTTCCTTTCCGCGCTCGACGATCTGGTCCACCTGGGCCTTGCCAATAACGGCGCGCTGCCCGACGAAACGCTGGTGGTCTACGTATCGCCGCTCAAGGCGCTGTCGAACGACATCCGCCTGAATCTGCAGATTCCGCTGCAAGGCATCGCCGCCGAACTCGACGCGCGCGGCCTGCCGCCGCTCGATATCCGCACCGCCGTCCGTACCGGCGACACCACGCAGCAGGAGCGCAACGCGCTGAAAAAGCGCGCGCCGCACATTCTGGTAACTACGCCCGAATCGCTTTATGTATTGCTCGGCTCGGACTCCGGCCGCCGGATGCTGTCGACGGTACGCACGGTGATCGTCGACGAAATTCATGCGCTGGCCGGCAGCAAGCGCGGCAGTCATCTCGCGCTCAGCCTCGAACGGCTCGACGCGCTGTGCCAGCGGCGCCTGCCGCGCATCGGCCTGTCGGCGACGCAAAAGCCGGTGAGCGCGGTCGCGCGCTTTCTGGTCGGCGGAGCGGGTATCGACAGCGGCATTCCCGCCGATTGCGCGATCGTCGACGTGGGCCACGTTCGTGCGCGCGACCTCGCGCTGGAAATCCCGCCCGTGCCGCTCGAAGCGGTCATGCCCAACGAGGTGTGGGAGCGCGTGTACGACCGCCTCGCCGAACTGGTCGCGCTGCACCGGACCACGCTGATCTTCGTCAACACGCGGCGCATGGCGGAGCGCGCCGCGCGTCATCTGACCGAACGGCTCGGCAAGGACGCGGTCGCCGCGCACCACGGCAGCCTCGCGAAAGAGCACCGCTTCGACGCCGAACAGCGGCTCAAGCGTGGCGAATTGCGGGTGTTGATCGCGACTGCTTCGCTGGAACTCGGCATCGATATCGGCGATGTCGATCTGGTCTGCCAGATGGGTTCGCCGCGCGCAATCGCACCGTTTCTGCAGCGGGTCGGGCGCTCGGGCCACCATGTCGGCGGGATGCCGAAGGGCCGGCTGTTCCCCGTCTCGCGCGACGACCTGATCGAGTGCGCGGCGCTGCTCGATTGCGTACGGCGCGGCGAACTCGACGCGCTGCGGATTCCGCGTGCGCCGCTCGACGTGCTGGCCCAGCAGATCGTCGCCGAGGTATCGAGCGCCGAGTGGAACGAAGACGCGCTGTTCGACCTGCTGCGCCGTGCCGCGCCGTACGCCGAACTGGAGCGCGAGCAGTACGACGCCGTGCTGCGCATGCTCGCCGAGGGTTACACGAGCCGCAACGGACCGCGCGGCGCGTATGTTCATCGCGATGTCGTGAGCGGCACGCTGCGCGGCCGGCGCGGCGGCAAGCTGGTCGCCGTCACGTCGGGCGGCACGATTCCCGAGAACGCCGATTACGCGGTGGTGCTAGAACCGCAGGCCATCAACATCGGCACCGTCAACGAAGATTTCGCGGTCGAAAGCCTGGCCGGCGACGTGTTTCAGCTCGGCAACGCGTCGTACCGTATCTTGCGGATCGAGAGCGGCCGCGTGCGGGTCGAAGACGCGCAGGGACAGCCGCCGAACATTCCGTTCTGGCTCGGCGAAGCGCCGGGGCGAAGCGACGAGTTGTCGTTCGGCGTCGCGCGTTTGCGGGATCAGATCGAGCGTTTGCTCGCGGAACGGGAACCGTCTTTATCACACGAAGATGAAGCCGCCCACCTCGACCACGCGATTGCCTGGCTGGTCGACAACCTCGCTCTCGACGAAGCCGCCGCGCGTCAGATCGTCGACTACCTCGCCCGCGCGCGCGCCGCGCTCAGCGTGCTGCCGACGCAGGACACGCTGGTCATGGAGCGTTTCTTCGACGAATCCGGCGGCACGCAACTCGTGATTCACGCGCCGTTCGGCAGCCGCGTGAACCGCGCGTGGGGACTCGCGCTGCGCAAACGCTTCTGCCGGACGTTCAATTTCGAACTGCAGGCGGCCGCGACCGAAGATGCGATCGTGCTGTCGCTAACCGGCAGTCACTCGTTCGTTCTCGACGATGTATGGCGCTATCTGCATTCGAACAGCGCCGAACATCTGCTGATCCAGGCATTGCTCGACGCGCCGCTGTTCGGCGTGCGCTGGCGCTGGAACGCGACCACCGCGCTTGGCCTGCCGCGTTACACCGGCGGCCGCAAAACCGCGCCGCAATTGCAGCGCATGCGCAGCGAAGACCTGCTAAACAGCGTGTTTCCCGAGCAGGCCGCGTGTCTGGAGAACGTGGTCGGCGAGCGCGAACTGCCGCATCATCCGCTCGTGGATCAGACCGTCGACGACTGCCTGCACGAAGCCATGGATAGCGAGCAATGGCTCGCGGTGCTGCGCCGTATCGAGCGGCAGGAGGTGCGGCTGGTTGCGCGCGACTTGCCCGCACCGTCGCCGCTCGCCGCCGAAATCCTCAACGCGAAACCTTACGCGTATCTGGACGATGCGCCGATCGAGGAGCGCCGTACGCAAGCCGTGTTGAATCGCCGCTGGACCGAGCCGTCGAGCGCCGACGATCTCGGCGCGCTCGACGCGGACGCCATCGACAGCGTGCGCGACGAAGCGTGGCCGCAGGCGCGCAACACCGATGAAATGCACGAAGCGCTGACCGGTCTCGCCTGTATCACCGAGGCCGAGGCGCGGCGTCACGAAGGCTGGCCGGCGTGGCTTGCGTCGCTCGCGAAATCGGGACGTGCGACCCGCCTGCCCCTTTCCACCGATGCCGCGCTGTGGCTGCCCGCAGAGCGCGTCACCTGCTTCGAGGCGCTCTATCCCGGCATGAGCTTCACGCCGCCGCTCGCCGCACCGAAGGGCTACGCCGATGCATGGAGCGCCGACGACGCGCTCGTCGACGTATTGCGCGCGCGGCTGACCGGCTTCGGCCCGCTGACGGTCGAGGCGATCGCCGCGCCGCTGAAGCTGCAAAAGGAACCGGTCGAACAGGCGTTGGGCGCTCTTGAAGCGGAAGGCTACGTGATGCGCGGCCGCTTCACGCCGCAAGCCACGAGCCAGGCCGCCGGCGAAGAATGGTGCGAGCGTCACCTGCTGGCGCGCATCCACCGTTACACGGTGAAACGACTGCGGCGCGAGATCGAGCCGGTCGAACGCCACGACTTCATGCGCTTCCTGTTCGAGTGGCAGCATCTGACGCCGGATACGCGCAGCGAAGGCCGCGAAGCGCTGGCGGCGGTGCTCGATCAGCTGGAAGGTTTCCAGGCCGCGGCCGGTGCATGGGAAGAGGACATCCTGCCCGCTCGCGTCAAAGCGTATGTGAATGATTCGTTAGACGAATTATGCCGCGCCGGCAAGATTGTCTGGACCCGCCTGACAGAACGTGCGCGGGGCGGCGGCAGTCCGATCCGCAGCACACCGATCGTGCTGCTGCCCCGTTCGCACGTGCGCGCATGGAGCGCGTTGCTCGATCCGTCCAGTCCGTTGCAACTATCGGCGCTCGCGCAGAGCGTCTATGACGCGCTATCGCAACACGGCGCGATGTTCTTCGACGAATTGCTCGGCGAAGTCCATGTGCTCCGGATGGAACTGGAAAATGCGCTCGGCGAACTCGTGGCCGCAGGGCTCGCCAATTCCGACAGCTTCGCGGGTTTGCGCGCGCTACTGAAACCGGTCGCCAAACGCAGCGCTTTTTCCAGCAGCCGACGCGCGCGGTCGAGCGCGCTGATCGGCGGAATGGACGACGCCGGACGCTGGGCGCTCGTGAGCCGGCGCGCGGATGCCGTGCCGGAAGCGGCCGCCACGCCGCCGCGCCGTCGACAGTTGCCGCCAGAAATACTCGAACACGTCGCGATGTCTTTGCTGCGTCGTTACGGCGTGGTGTTCTGGCGTCTGCTGGAACGCGAGGCCGAATGGTTGCCGCCGTGGCGCGACCTGCTGCGTGTTTTTCAGCGTCTCGAAGCGCGCGGCGTGATTCGCGGCGGACGCTTCGTGAGCGGCCTGGCCGGCGAGCAGTTCGCGTTGCGCGAGGCAATTCCCGTGCTGCGCGAAGTGCGCCGGCATGCGAACGACGGTGCTTTTGTCTGCGTCGCCGGAACCGATCCATTGAATCTTGCGGGGACCTTGCTGGTCGGAGAACGCGTGCCCGCAGTCGCCGGAAATCGCGTTCTATACCGGGACGGCGTGGTGGCTGCAACACTCGTTGCAGGGAAATTCTGGTTCGACGTCGCGATAGAAAAAAATCCCGTGGATCGCGAGCAGGCGCGTGGTTTGCTGACGCGAAGGTTTTAA
- the pdeR gene encoding cyclic di-GMP phosphodiesterase codes for MNDDQHEQVLHARFGTSSPCWRLSTDSNALELTPSGGESAHVAISLDPQQASQIRSLTGVTSHLVLDVQLAGESLRLHLVGKKVARNTWAGTASAYDDTDSVTRGLVNSLAFAEQVVSEVNSVVVIVDRHGRIQRFNRLAEQLMGVKEEDIIGRDVSEFFMPSAEGAASAQDVDEFFRRGVAYDVERCIQTVHGERLFVFHNKFVRSGNGVDDRFMLCSGTDITEQRLAQERLTELANTDALTGLINRNAIQNRIRTAIEHAAPDEAVGVLFLDLDNFKKVNDHYGHVFGDHLIRDVSDTIRACLNEGDMLARLGGDEFIVLAAKGTAHGLEATAQRILDRMRTPFAVGLVEVYTGCSIGIARYPEHGDSLEALIRSADTAMYVAKDEGKRTHRVFSPDMNRRVAEYMWLDTNLRRGLDEGQLTLHYQPKLALATGVVQGAEALVRWNSPERGQIMPSEFIRYAEESGLIGVLGRWVMETAAKQAAQWKADGYNLRIAINVSARQLADTAVVRHFTEALQRANLDPCLVDVELTESCLIENEAAAIDLIKQFRQLGAQVHLDDFGTGYSSLSQLGRIPLDIIKLDRSFVRSINADTKAQALVRSMVAVAQELDFKVVAEGIETESEEMFMKGLGVDYVQGFLYGQAMPAAEFERWLKDRQKVRLIA; via the coding sequence ATGAACGACGACCAACACGAGCAGGTGCTTCATGCCCGGTTCGGCACGAGCAGCCCATGCTGGCGTCTGTCGACCGACAGCAACGCACTCGAACTCACGCCCTCAGGCGGTGAGTCGGCTCACGTCGCCATTTCGCTCGATCCTCAACAAGCCTCGCAAATCCGCAGTCTCACCGGCGTCACGTCGCACCTCGTGCTCGACGTGCAGCTTGCCGGCGAATCGTTGCGTCTGCATCTCGTCGGCAAGAAGGTGGCTCGCAATACGTGGGCCGGCACCGCGTCCGCTTATGACGACACCGACTCCGTCACGCGCGGTCTGGTGAACAGTCTCGCGTTCGCCGAACAGGTCGTCTCCGAAGTCAATTCCGTCGTCGTGATCGTCGACCGGCACGGTCGGATACAGCGCTTCAACCGGCTCGCCGAGCAATTGATGGGGGTGAAGGAAGAGGACATCATCGGTCGCGACGTGTCGGAGTTCTTCATGCCGTCCGCCGAAGGTGCGGCCTCCGCTCAGGACGTCGACGAATTTTTCCGACGCGGCGTAGCGTACGACGTCGAGCGGTGCATCCAAACGGTGCACGGCGAACGCCTGTTCGTGTTTCACAATAAGTTCGTGCGCAGCGGTAACGGGGTCGACGATCGGTTCATGCTCTGCTCGGGCACCGACATCACCGAACAACGGCTCGCGCAGGAACGGCTCACCGAGCTGGCCAATACCGACGCACTCACCGGTCTCATCAACCGCAACGCGATTCAGAACCGGATCCGCACTGCGATCGAACATGCCGCGCCGGACGAAGCGGTCGGCGTGCTGTTCCTCGATCTCGACAACTTCAAGAAGGTCAACGATCACTACGGCCATGTTTTCGGCGACCACCTGATTCGCGATGTGTCGGACACGATCCGCGCCTGCCTGAACGAAGGCGACATGCTGGCGCGGCTCGGCGGCGACGAATTCATCGTGCTCGCGGCCAAGGGCACCGCACACGGTCTCGAAGCCACCGCGCAACGCATTCTCGACCGCATGCGCACGCCGTTCGCGGTCGGACTGGTCGAGGTCTACACCGGCTGCTCGATCGGCATCGCGCGCTACCCGGAACATGGCGACAGCCTTGAAGCGCTGATCCGCTCGGCCGACACCGCGATGTATGTCGCCAAAGACGAAGGCAAGCGCACCCATCGCGTGTTCTCGCCGGACATGAACCGCCGGGTCGCCGAATACATGTGGCTCGACACGAACCTGCGGCGCGGCCTCGACGAAGGCCAGCTCACGCTGCACTACCAGCCCAAGCTGGCGCTCGCCACCGGCGTGGTGCAAGGCGCGGAAGCACTGGTGCGCTGGAATTCGCCGGAACGCGGGCAGATCATGCCATCGGAATTCATCCGTTATGCAGAAGAGTCCGGGCTGATCGGCGTGCTCGGCCGCTGGGTGATGGAAACCGCCGCCAAACAGGCGGCTCAATGGAAAGCCGACGGCTACAACCTGCGTATCGCGATCAACGTGTCGGCGCGGCAACTGGCCGACACCGCCGTGGTGCGGCATTTCACCGAGGCGCTGCAACGCGCGAATCTCGACCCGTGTCTGGTCGACGTGGAACTCACCGAAAGCTGCCTGATTGAAAACGAAGCTGCTGCAATCGACCTGATCAAGCAGTTCCGTCAGCTCGGCGCACAAGTGCATCTGGACGACTTCGGCACCGGCTATTCGTCGCTGTCGCAATTGGGCCGTATTCCGCTCGACATCATCAAGCTCGACCGCAGTTTCGTGCGCTCAATCAACGCGGACACCAAGGCTCAGGCGCTGGTGCGCTCGATGGTCGCGGTCGCGCAGGAACTCGATTTCAAGGTAGTCGCCGAAGGGATCGAAACCGAGTCGGAAGAAATGTTCATGAAAGGACTCGGCGTCGATTATGTGCAGGGCTTTTTGTACGGCCAGGCGATGCCCGCTGCCGAATTCGAACGGTGGTTGAAGGATCGCCAGAAGGTCCGGCTGATCGCGTGA
- a CDS encoding helix-turn-helix domain-containing protein: MAENITPRQALLRDRIAKNLKLFRGKLGMSQELLADRAGLHRTHVGLIEKGVTSARMDTLVALAAALGVDEMELLVEREEALPPALKRGRKKKVDGPAED, translated from the coding sequence ATGGCAGAGAACATCACCCCACGTCAGGCCCTCCTGCGCGACCGCATCGCGAAAAATCTGAAGCTGTTCCGAGGCAAGCTTGGCATGTCACAAGAGCTTCTTGCCGACCGGGCCGGCTTGCATCGCACGCACGTAGGCCTGATTGAAAAGGGGGTTACGAGCGCTCGGATGGATACGCTTGTTGCTCTGGCCGCCGCTCTGGGAGTCGACGAGATGGAATTGCTTGTAGAGCGAGAGGAGGCGCTGCCGCCTGCGCTGAAACGTGGGAGAAAGAAGAAGGTCGACGGTCCTGCCGAGGACTGA
- a CDS encoding HAD domain-containing protein — MPHSPLAQDRRVLGDLVRESRQRCQLNLLDAADYLYVDITDLSHVEDGLPVSTETLFKVLAGYGLEMLVMNRNDASDALHAVGHSVNWYEVMERRSPSKPRTPPAPLLLDNLAPTLFVDFDGTLHVGNAYIDDAEEITLDTGRQLLEFAPLLSELLAPFPDVQIVLTTSWARRLPEDRVIGYLPLELRARVIGTTGSIKPRRSYVLDGTERTDVITSYAYGKRLKHWLALDDSVFGVERFGREPGELVDNFLLLKSSVGISDGAILTRIAKWLADVHASPDN, encoded by the coding sequence ATGCCCCACAGCCCGCTTGCGCAAGACCGGCGCGTACTCGGCGACCTAGTCCGCGAATCAAGGCAACGATGCCAGCTCAACCTTCTCGACGCGGCAGACTACCTCTATGTTGACATCACTGATTTGAGCCATGTCGAAGATGGGCTACCCGTCAGTACCGAAACGCTCTTCAAAGTGCTTGCGGGCTATGGGCTAGAGATGCTCGTCATGAATCGCAACGACGCGAGCGATGCGCTTCATGCAGTCGGCCACAGCGTAAACTGGTATGAGGTAATGGAGCGACGCTCACCCAGCAAACCAAGGACTCCCCCTGCTCCACTTCTGCTGGACAATCTGGCGCCCACACTGTTCGTTGATTTCGACGGCACGCTACACGTTGGCAACGCCTACATCGACGACGCCGAGGAGATAACGCTCGACACTGGTCGGCAGTTACTCGAATTCGCTCCATTGCTCAGCGAACTGCTAGCCCCGTTCCCCGACGTGCAAATTGTGCTGACGACGTCGTGGGCGCGTCGCTTACCAGAGGACCGCGTTATTGGCTACCTTCCGCTCGAACTGCGGGCCCGGGTCATCGGAACGACCGGCAGCATTAAGCCGCGGCGCAGCTATGTGCTCGACGGCACCGAGCGAACCGATGTCATCACGAGCTACGCGTATGGAAAGCGTTTGAAGCATTGGCTCGCACTTGACGATTCGGTGTTCGGAGTTGAGCGATTCGGGCGCGAACCAGGAGAACTTGTCGACAACTTCCTTCTGCTCAAGTCATCTGTGGGTATCAGCGACGGCGCCATACTCACACGCATAGCGAAGTGGCTCGCGGACGTGCATGCCTCACCCGACAACTAA
- a CDS encoding BPSL0761 family protein, translated as MTTRYERTLALFQTRDLLEALVVAPDEIAHPAVREEALRLLEHYPLNAHIQLTAMALPDMRDLMRK; from the coding sequence ATGACCACACGGTACGAGCGGACCTTAGCTCTGTTTCAGACCCGTGACCTTCTCGAAGCGCTGGTTGTCGCGCCTGACGAAATAGCGCATCCGGCGGTCCGTGAAGAGGCGCTGCGCTTGCTCGAGCACTACCCGCTGAACGCACACATACAGCTGACAGCTATGGCACTACCAGACATGCGAGACCTCATGAGGAAATGA
- a CDS encoding helix-turn-helix domain-containing protein — translation MSKPFSHITPTMKIQTPHEIAADVGQSLRKLRVHKNLDQATVAARAGISVRSLHNLESGSGSTLHTLILVLRVLGREAWLDTIAPVPTINPVMMTRKAVPRQRASKPHRKNIG, via the coding sequence ATGAGCAAGCCATTCAGCCATATCACGCCGACAATGAAAATACAAACGCCCCACGAAATCGCGGCCGACGTCGGCCAGAGTCTGAGGAAACTACGAGTCCACAAAAACCTCGACCAAGCAACCGTAGCTGCTCGCGCAGGCATCAGCGTGCGCTCGCTTCACAATCTGGAGAGCGGCAGTGGTTCGACGCTGCACACACTCATTCTGGTACTTCGTGTTCTTGGCCGCGAGGCATGGCTTGATACCATTGCACCGGTGCCGACCATCAATCCAGTGATGATGACGCGTAAGGCAGTGCCAAGGCAGCGAGCTAGTAAGCCACATCGCAAAAACATCGGCTGA
- a CDS encoding nuclease-related domain-containing protein: protein MEALVPHWRWLGGIVSAGEKLLTLLTFLYLMFALMMMLSVLAFYRNSAHVVQLLSTWIFLYAASFVLELVASAIRFCESPAGRALAAGHRAERIVKSLVAKIARATTGRDFHNLLVVVNKGAASEFSLEMDHVLVTERNVFILETKYKSGTVYVSPDASEWRVQSRHGESSMRNALLQVKNTCRQFERFVAPGVAPIPVVVIISDIGVTIDGGISNVVTLEDLPAVIAAFDRKFSTRTLDSAALCNALLSKVDSSVQARRRHKAWANSAKTRAQDESITGRASF, encoded by the coding sequence ATGGAAGCACTGGTGCCTCATTGGCGTTGGCTAGGCGGCATAGTATCGGCGGGGGAAAAGCTCCTCACACTGCTGACCTTCCTATATTTGATGTTCGCGTTGATGATGATGCTGTCAGTCTTAGCGTTTTATCGCAACAGCGCCCACGTCGTACAGCTGCTATCAACCTGGATTTTTCTTTACGCGGCGTCATTCGTCCTTGAGCTAGTTGCAAGCGCAATAAGGTTTTGCGAATCGCCAGCGGGTCGCGCCTTAGCGGCGGGCCATAGGGCTGAGCGCATTGTGAAAAGTCTCGTTGCGAAAATCGCGAGAGCTACAACCGGCCGGGATTTTCACAACCTTCTCGTTGTCGTTAATAAAGGCGCAGCGTCCGAGTTCTCGCTGGAGATGGACCATGTGTTGGTGACCGAGCGAAACGTCTTTATCCTCGAGACCAAGTACAAAAGCGGAACCGTATATGTGAGTCCAGACGCATCGGAATGGAGAGTTCAAAGCCGCCACGGTGAATCGAGCATGCGAAACGCACTGCTTCAGGTGAAAAACACGTGCAGGCAGTTCGAACGTTTTGTGGCGCCGGGTGTTGCACCTATTCCCGTTGTCGTCATCATCTCAGACATCGGAGTAACTATAGATGGTGGAATCTCGAACGTTGTCACCCTCGAGGATTTGCCTGCTGTGATAGCGGCATTCGACCGTAAGTTCAGCACGCGTACCCTCGATTCGGCGGCCCTTTGTAACGCGCTTCTGTCGAAGGTAGATAGCTCGGTACAAGCGCGACGTCGTCACAAAGCGTGGGCGAATTCGGCCAAAACACGTGCACAGGATGAATCCATCACTGGCCGCGCATCATTCTAA
- a CDS encoding PAAR domain-containing protein encodes MHRKMIVQGDKTTKNGVVTTGDPTMTCGGKPLAFVGAEVSCPACNSTGKIANVMPYMPMTFCGGKQVALEDDICLCKCDPAPKLIASQSDMVMTM; translated from the coding sequence ATGCATAGAAAGATGATTGTTCAGGGCGACAAGACCACCAAGAATGGTGTCGTCACAACTGGAGACCCAACGATGACCTGCGGCGGAAAACCTCTGGCCTTCGTAGGTGCCGAGGTGAGTTGTCCCGCTTGCAATTCGACGGGAAAAATTGCGAACGTGATGCCTTATATGCCGATGACGTTTTGCGGCGGCAAGCAGGTCGCGCTCGAAGATGACATTTGCCTATGTAAATGTGACCCGGCTCCCAAACTTATAGCCTCGCAGTCGGACATGGTGATGACCATGTAA